The Streptomyces puniciscabiei genomic interval ACCGCAGGCGTCCGCGCCCTCGTGCGAGCCACAGCCCTCGTGCGAACCGCAGACCGACCCGCAGCCGGCCGCGGCCTCCACCCGGTGCTGCGGCAGCGTCACCTCGCCGGCGCCCTCCACCTCGAACCCGGCGTCCGCGATCATCTCCAGGTCGGCCTTGCCGGCCTGGCCCTCGCTGGTCAGGTAGTCGCCGAGGAAGATGGAGTTGGCCAGGTGCAGCGCGAGCGGCTGCATCGTGCGCAGGTGGACCTCACGGCCGCCCGCGATCCGGACCTCCACGTCCGGGCAGACGAACCGGACCATCGCGAGGATCCGCAGACACCGCTGCGGAGTGAGGTTCCACTCCTTGGCCAGCGGGGTGCCCTCGAACGGGATGAGGAAGTTCACCGGCACCGAGTCCGGGTCCAGTTCGCGCAGGCTGAAGACCACGTCCACCAGGTCCTCGTCGCTCTCGCCCATGCCCGCGATCAGACCGGAGCAGGCGGACAGACCGGCCGCGTGCGCCTTCTGCACCGTGTCCACCCGGTCGGCGTACGTGTGCGTGGTCGTGATGTCCGCGTACGTCCCCTCGGACGTGTTGAGGTTGTGGTTGTAGGCGTCCGCGCCCGCCTCGCGCAGCCGCTCGGCCTGGCCGTCGGAGAGCAGACCGAGGCAGGCGCACACCTCGACGTGCTCGTTCTGCTCCTTGATGGTCCGGATCGTCTCCGAGACCCGGTCCACGTCACGGTCCGTCGGGCCGCGCCCGCTGGCCACGAGGCAGACCCGCTTGGCGCCGCCCGCGAGGCCCGCGGCGGCCGCCTGGGAGGCCTCGTCGGGCTTGAGCCAGGTGTACTTCAGGATGTCGGCCTTCGAGCCGAGCCGCTGGGAACAGTACGAGCAGTCCTCAGGGCACAGACCCGACTTGAGGTTCACCAGATAGTTGAGTTTCACCCGTCGCCCGAACCAGTGCCGGCGCACCTTTCCGGCCGCGGCCACCACATCGAGCACGTCGTCGTCGGAGGTGGCCAGAACGGCGAGCGCTTCCTCGCGGGTCGGCAGCTCGCGCCGCAGTCCCTTGTCCACCAGCGTGTTCAGCAGGTCCATGAAGCCTGATCCTGTCCTACGGGACCGCCCCGGGCCAAGGAGAGTTCGCACAACGAAGGCGGATCACCGTGTGGGTATTGCCACACCGTGGGTGACTGGTAGTGCCGCTAGTGTCTGTCCGCTACCTACAAAAGCCCCGGAGGACCCATGGCGTTCGGCTGGATCGACGAGCAGGCCGAGGCGCGCCGCCGCGCCGGACTCGTACGCACCCTGCGCCCGCGCCCCGCCGAGTCAGCCCTGCTGGATCTGGCGAGCAACGACTACCTGGGCCTCGCCCACCACCCCGAGGTCACCGAGGGGGCCGTCCGGGCCGCCCGGACCTGGGGCGGCGGCTCGACCGGCTCCCGGCTCGTCACCGGCACCACCGAGCTGCACACCGAGCTGGAGCGCGAGCTGGCCGAATTCTGCGGTTTCGAGGCGGCGCTGGTCTTCTCCTCCGGTTACGCCGCCAACCTGGCCGCCGTCACCACGCTCGGCCCGCACGGCTCGCTGATCGTCTCCGACGCCGGCAACCACGCCTCTCTCATCGACGGCTGCCGGCTGGCGCGGGGCGAGCGGCAGGTCGTCGCGCACGCCGATCCGGAGGCGGTGCGCAAGGCCCTGGCCACCCACCAGGGACCGGCGATCGTCGTCTCCGACACGGTGTTCTCGGTCGACGGCGACCGGGCACCGCTGGCCGGGCTGGCCGAGGCGTGCCGGGAGCGCGGCGCGGGACTGGTCGTGGACGACGCGCACGGGCTCGGGGTGCTGGGCGACGGCGGCCGGGGCGCGCCGTACGCGGCCGGTCTCTCGGGCGCCGCGGACGTGGTGGTCACCGCCACCCTGTCCAAGTCGCTGGGCAGTCAGGGGGGAGTGGTGCTCGGCCCGGCGCGGGTGATCGACCACCTGGTCAACGCGGCCCGGACCTTCATCTTCGACACCGGCCTCGCCCCGGCGGCGGCCGGCGCCGCGCTGGCGGCACTGCGGCTGCTCGTCCGCGAGCCGGAGCGTGCGGCGCGGGCCCGCGCGGTGGCCGCGGAACTGCACGCACGGCTGACCACCGCGGGTCTGGAAGCGGTGCGTCCGGACGCCGCGGTGGTCTCGGTGCGGGCTCCGTCCCCGGAGCAGGCCGTGCGCTGGGCGGCCGACTGCCGCACCGCGGGGCTCGCCGTGGGCTGTTTCCGTCCTCCCTCCGTGCCCGACGGCATCTCACGGCTGCGGCTGACGGCCCGGGCGGACCTGTCCGGGGCCGAGATCGAACGCGCTGTACGGGTGATCGGCGAAACGCGACCATGAGTCGGCGTGACACGGCCGTGCTTCGACCTTGGCTGGTCATGAGTGATCGGTTGGGATCGCTTCTGATCGGAGAGTGCTTCAGAGAGTGCTGAGGAAGCCGGCCCAGCTCTCGGCGGAGAAGAGCAGCGCGGGTCCGGCCGGGCTCTTGGAGTCGCGCACGGCGAGCAGTCCGGCCCCGCGGCCGGAGCGCGGCCGGGCCGTCTCCACGCAGTTGTTGGCTCCCGTGCTGTAGCTGCTGCGCAGCCAGCGCACGTCGTGCAGGTCGGTACTGGCAGGGACGTTCCGAGGCAGTGCTGACATGGTGCCTCCTTACGCGCCGTCACCTATCCCGGCGATGTAGTCCAACGTGTCCTCGGGTGAGAGGGCGTGCATCCGAAGGGTGTCGAAGGCCTCCGTGTAGGCCATGAGGTCTTCTTTCCGTTCGAGGTAGAGGCTACTCGTCAACTGGTCGAGAACAACCACATCCAGATCAGAAGTGCTCGGAAATGACAAGATAACGAAAGGCCCGGTGAGGCCGACATGCGCTCCGGCCCCGAACGGCAGTACCTGGAGCCGGACTTGGGGCAGCCGGGCCGCCTCCATCAGCCGCTCCAGCTGCCGGGCCATCACCTCGGGGCCGCCGACCTCGCGCCGCAGCACCGCCTCGTCCAGCACCGCGCTCAGCTCCAGCGGGGGGTCGGCGCGGAGCACGTCCTGCCTGGCCAGCCGCACCTCCACCAGCGTGTCCAGGCCCTCCTCGTCCAGGTCCGTCACGGCCGCCCGGGTCACCGCCCGGGCGTACTCGGGCGTCTGCAGCAGGCCGGGTACGACCGTGGTCTCCAGGGTGCGCATAGTGCTGGCCTGCGACTCCAGGCTGATGAAATCCCGGTACGCGGGCGGCAGCACCCCGCGGTAGGCGTGCCACCAGCGGTGCCGGTCGCCCGTGTCCTCGGAGCCCGCCAGCATCAGCAGCAACTCGCGCAGTTGTCCGTCCCGTACCTCGTAGGCGTCGAGAAGTAACCGCACATCGGCTGGTTTCACACCACTGGCACCGGTCTCGATACGGCTGACCTTCGACTGGTGCCAGCCGACCAGCCGGGCCGCCTCACCGCTCGTGAGCCCAGCACCCGTGCGCAGCGTGCGCAGTTCGGCGCCCAGTTTCCGGCGGCGCACGGCCGGCCCGTTCTGCATGGGCTCCTCCTTACTCCTTCCGGGCCGCCCGAATACGGTCTCGCGTCGTAGAGTTCACCGCTTTGGGCGACAGATATATGCATATCTTGGTGGATCGCTCCCCGTGACCGGCGCCGTGATGGCAGTCTGACGAGCAAGCACCAGTCCGGGACCGTACTCGAACCATCCGGCTCCGTGTCGGACTGCGGTCCCGTGGGAAAGGGACGACGTCGCCATGGCAGACCATCTGGAAGCATCCGTCACTCTGCCGAGCGATCCCGCCTCGGTCTCCGCCGCCCGCACGTATGTCGTGGGCACGCTCGCGGAGTGGGGCCTGCCGTCGGACACCGAGACGGCCGACACCGTGCGGCTCATCGTCTCCGAACTCGCCACGAACGCCGTACAGCACACCTTCGGTCAGTCACCCACCTTCACGGTCGACATCGCGCTGGACCGTGACGAACATCTGCGCATCGGCGTCACGGACAGTCACCCGCGCTTTCCGAAGAGACTGCCCGCCGCCGTCCAGCAGGACAACGGCCGCGGCATGGTCATCATCCGCTGGCTCACCGCGGAGTGCGGCGGCAAGCTCCGCGTCCGCCCCACCCGCGAGGGCGGCAAGACGGTCTCCATCGAACTCCCCTGGATCATCCCGGCCGAGCCGGTGCCTGTGGCGGCCCCGCAGGAGCCGTAGCCCTCCGGGCGGGGCGTGGGCGCGTGGTGCTGGTGCTCTCACCGCGTGCCCGCATCGGGGAGGGCGGGGCGACGACGGCCGGAGACGACGGACAGGACAAGGGGGGCGGCGGGCACGGGAGCCGGGGCAAGGCCAACTCCGGTACGGCGGCACACCGAGGGCCCAAGGTGCCCGGCGGACGTCGCCGGGTGCGCCCCGAAGTGCCCGGGGTACGGAGGGGCGTCGTAGCCCCTGGGCGGCCCGCTCGGGCGCTCAAGCTCCCGGTGAGCGTCCGGCTCTGCCGAATGCTCCTCGGAGCAGTGCGCGGAAGGCGTCCGCGGCCGGCGTCGATTCGTCGGGGCGGTAGGCCACGGAGATGGTGCGGTGCAGGCGGCCCGCTTCCAGGGGGCGTACGCCGACCGGTGTGGAGGCCGTGCGGGCCACCATCTCGGGGACGACGGCCACGCCGAGGCCGGCGCTGACGAGGGCGCAGACCACCGCGTATCCGGGGGTCGGGACGAGCAGGGCGGGTGTGGCGCCCGCCTCGGACAGCAGGGCCTCGACGTCCCGGCGGGCCGGATGGTGCGGTGCCATGCTGATCAGCGGCTGTCCCGCCAGCTCGGCCAGTGGCAGCCGGGACGAGGTGCTGCTCAGGGCGTGTCCGGGCGCGGTCACGAGCACCAGTTCCTCCACCAGGACCGGCTCCAGACGCACCGACGACGGCACCGGGGAACGCTCGGCGGGGTGGTACGTGTGGGTCAGCGCCAGGTCCACCTCGCCGGCCGCCACGGCCGTGACCCCGGTCGGCGGGTCGTAGTCCGCGACCGACAGCGTCACGTCCGGGTGGGCCCGGCGGAACGCGCTCAGCGCCGGCGGCAGCAGATGCACCCCTGCGGTCGGGAAGGTGCCGAGCCGCAGCGCGCCGCCGGTGAGACCGGTCAGCCGGGCCAGCTCGTGCCGGGCCTGTTCCAGCTCGTCCAGCACTCGCCGGGCCCGTGCCACCAGCGCCTCGCCCGCCTCGGTCAGCCGGGCCCCACGATGGTGCCGCACCAGCAGCGCGGTACCCGCCTCCCGCTCCAGCTTGGCCAGTTGCTGGGAGAGGGCGGGCGGCGTGTAGCCGAGCCGGTCGGCGGCCCGGGTGATGGAGCCGGCCTCCGCGACGGCCACCAGTGCGGCCAGCCGGGTCGGGTCGTACATGGCGCCAGCCTAAAGCATTGCTTCAGGCTGACCCAGGAAAGCCGAAATACCTGCTGAAGGCCCCGTCGAGGCAGTCTGGGCGCATGGACGGACAGCTCATCGCCTTCACCGGGATCGCCGCCGGACTGGTCGCCATGCCGGGCGCCGACTTCACCGTGGTCGTCCGCAACGCGCTGGTCTCACGCCGGGCCGGCGCGGTCTGCGGACTCGGCATCGCGGGCGGACTCCTGGTGCACACCACCCTGGCGGTGGCCGGTGTCGCGGCCGTGCTGGTGGCCGTGCCCGCGCTGTTCCGGGCGCTGCAACTGCTGGGCGGCGCCTATGTGCTGCACCTCGGGGTGCGCACGCTGTGGTCGCTGCGGGGAGCCGTCCAGTCGCCCGAGGACTCGGCGGCCGAGCCGGCGCACCCGCTCCGGCAGGGCTTTGTCACCAACGTCCTCAACCCGAAGGCCTCGCTGACCTTCCTCAGCCTGCTGCCGCAGTTCGTGCCCGCCGGGAGCCCCGCGCTGCCCCGGACACTGCTGCTCGCCCTCATCGTGTGCGCGCTGGCGCTGGTGTGGTTCCAGGTGGTCGCGCTGCTGGTGGACCGTCTGGGCAGATGGCTGCGCCGGCCCCGGGCCGCCCGTGGGCTCCAGGCGGGCACCGGGGTGGCGCTGACGGTGCTTGGAGCGGCCCTGCTGCTGGAGCCGCTCCTGCCCTGAGGACGGGTCAGCTGACCCGGCCGTACCAGACGCTCGGCGTCCAGATCTTCTCGAGCCGGACCACGGAACCGGTCCTCGGGGCGTGCCAGATCTTGTTGTGCCCGGCGTAGATGCCGACGTGGTAGACGTAGGAACCCGAGTGGAAGAACACCAGGTCACCGGCCCTGCGTTGACGGGCGGAGATGTGGTTCGTCCGGTTGTACTGCTGTGCGGCGGTACGCGGCAGGGTCTTGCCCGCCTTCTTGAACGAGTAGAGCGTCAGCCCCGAGCAGTCGAACCTGCGCGGCCCCGTGGCCCCGTACTGGTACGGAGACCCCTTCTTGGAGGCCGCGACCTGCAGTGCTTTGGTCGCGAGCGTCGCGGCCGAGGCATCGGTGGCGAGCCCGGGGACCGCGATCGAGCCGCCGACGGCGGCGAGGGTGAGGGCCGAGGCCGTGCCGGCCCGGGCCATGAGCGACGGGACACGATTAGGCGCAGTCATGCGCAACCCTTCGTCAGCCGCCTGTGAAGGATGACCTGTCGGATTCGGGCTGGCGAAGTTGCCCGGCCGCGTTGCCGCGGCTTCACCCCAAGGGCTGCTCGGAACGACCGGCCGTCTGCGACGTACAGACGAACATCCGTTCCGGCGACCCGTCTTGCCTGGGTCCTCCACTCCTGCCGATCCACTCCTGTCGACCGGTCATCCGGGCGGCGGCAGGACTCGGCGTCCGCCCGGACCGCCCCGCCGCGGTGGCGGGGGCTTGTCGTCGGACGGGATCTTCACCCACACCGGTCCGAAAATCCCAACGCATCCGTGGATTTGTGGCATTACTCACCACTCACCCGTTCGGGTGGACAGGGTTCTGTTCGAGGCGTCGTCAGTTCTCTTACGTAGCCCCCCACCTGGGAAGAAGCGCCTTCTCGGGAACGGAGGACACGCGCTGGGCGCAAGTCGGGAGGCTCGTAGAACGATCGGGATATACACCGGTCGGCGGTACGTCGTTCGGGCCGTTTCAACTCCGGCCCGAGCGGCTCCTGTCGACAACCGGGGCGCGTCCGGCTGGTCCGACCGTCCGGATCAGCCGACACCGTCGGGCGGGAGCGCGACGCGCGCGGTACGGCGTTCACCGTCCAGCAGCCGCAAGGCCCGTGCCAGCGTGTCCCCGTGCAGCTCCGTCTCGCCCCGCCGGTGCATCAACGCGAGGGCGTCACGCAGCTCTGCGGCCTTGCGCGCCAGGGCCTGGGCGGCGCGCAGCCGGTGATAGGTGTCCCCGCCGCGCGCGGGGTTGATGCGGCCCAGCAGGTCGGCGGCCTCGAGATAACGGTCGATCAGTTCGCCCTCGGCACGCGTCAGTGCCGGCAGCGGCGGCAGTTCCGGCAGCATCGGCGGCTCACCTCGCGTCCGGTGCGCCGGGGGTGCTCCGCCGGCCGGGCACGACGGCGTCGACCAGGCCGTAGGCCACCGCCCCGGCGGCGTCGAGGACCAAGTCCCGCTCCAGATCACGCCGTACCTGCTCGGCCGTGCGCCCGGTGTGCCGTACCAGCATCTCCTCGGCCACTGTGCGCATCCGGGCCAACTCCTCGGCCTGGATGAGCAGGTCGCTGAACTGCCCCTGCATCGGTTCCGGGAGCTGCGGCTGCTCGATCACCACGCGCGCGCCCGGCAGCATGAACCGCTTGCCCGGGGTGCCGGCCGCGAGCAGCAGGGCGGAGTGGGAGGCGGCCTGACCCAGGCAGTAGGTCGCCACGTCGCAACTGACGTAGCGCATCGTGTCGTAGACCGCCGTCAGCGCGCTGAACGTGCCGCCGGGGGAGTTGACGTACAGCGTGATGTCCCGCTCCGGGGCGGCGTGTTCGAGGTACATGAACTGCGCCATCACGTCGTTCGCCGCCGTGTCGTCCAGCGTGGTACCGAGGAAGACGATCCGGTCCTCGAAGAGCTTGCCGTAGGGATCGAGCGTGCGGGCACCGCTGCCGGTGCGCTCGGTGAACTCGGGCAGGACCTGACGGGCGAACGCTCGGGACATGGGACACCCCTTCTCATCGCACGGCCCCTGGCGGGCTCGGCTTCTGTAAAAAATGTACAGGACGTACCTGACGTACGATGGGGGTATGGCCTACGAGATTCCGGTGACGCAAGCCAGGGCTGAGCTCGCCGATCTGATCAACCGGGTGGTGTACGGCGGTGAGCGCGTCGTCGTGACACGGCACGGCAAGCCGCTGGTCGCGCTCGTCTCGGCGGCCGACCTGGAGCGGCTGGACGCGCTGGAGGAGGCGGCCGGGGAGCAGGTCGTCAGCTCGGTCTCGGGCGTCCGCGAGGCCGGTTCCGCCACGCGCGAACAGCAGCGGTTCGGGATCGCGGCGGAGCATCGCGGTCCCGGCATGGCCGCCGAGCATCGCGGCCCGGGCGTGTCCTGACCCGCGCGGGTATCGGGGGTCCCATCGCGCGGTCAGCTGTGGATCAAGGTCTGGTTAACGTCGCTGAAACTCCGGCGCTCTAGCCTGCCGATCCACGCCATCAGGGGTTTTTCTGCCCGGATTGACGACGATCCGGGGATTTGTCTGTGTGTTACACCTATCCCCGTCGCGATGGCTGCGGCAACCCGGACCCCGCACGGTCCGGAGCAAGGACTGTGAGGTGGGACGTGCAACTGACCCCGCATGAGCAAGAGAGGCTGCTGATCCACGTGGCGGCCGACGTGGCCGAGAAGCGCAGGGCCCGCGGGCTCAAGCTCAACCACCCGGAAGCGGTCGCCCTCATCACGTCTCACATCCTCGAGGGCGCGCGTGACGGCCGTACCGTCGCCGAACTCATGTCCTCCGGCCGCAAGCTCCTCACCAGGGACGACGTCATGGACGGGGTCCCCGAGATGATCCACGACGTCCAGGTCGAGGCCACCTTCCCGGACGGCACCAAGCTCGTCACCGTCCACGAGCCGATCATCTGAGGGGGCCGCGATGATTCCCGGAGAGATCCTGTTCGCGGACGATCCCGTCCTGGTGAACGAGGGCCGCGAGGTCACCCGCCTCACCGTCCTCAACGCCGCCGACCGTCCGGTCCAGGTCGGCTCCCACTACCACTTCGCCGAGGCCAACCCCGGCCTGGAGTTCGACCGCGCCGCGGCCCGCGGCAAGCGGCTGAACGTCGCCGCCGGCACCGCCGTGCGCTTCGAGCCCGGCATCCCCGTCGACGTCGAACTCGTGCCCCTCACCGGCGCCCGGATCGTGCCGGGGCTGCGCGGGGAGACCGGAGGTGCCCTCGATGCCTGAGATCTCGCGTGGCGCCTACGCCGACCTGTTCGGGCCGACCGCCGGTGACCGTGTCCGGCTCGCCGACACCGACCTGCTGATCGAGATCGAGGAGGACCGCTCCGGCGGACCCGGCGCGTCCGGCGACGAGGCGGTCTTCGGCGGCGGCAAGGTCATCCGTGAGTCCATGGGCCAGTCCCGCGCCACCCGGGCCGAGGGCACCCCCGACACCGTCATCACCGGGGTCGTCATCGTCGACCACTGGGGGATCGTCAAGGCCGACGTCGGCATCCGCGACGGCCGGATCGCCGCGATCGGCAAGGCCGGGAACCCGGACACGATGGACGGCGTCCACCCCCGCCTGGTCATCGGTCCCGAGACCGAGATCATCGCGGGCAACGGGCGGATCCTCACCGCCGGCGCCATCGACGCGCACGTGCACTTCATCTGCCCGCAGATCGCCGACGAGGCGCTGGCCTCCGGCATCACAACCCTGGTCGGCGGCGGCACCGGCCCCGCCGAGGGCTCCAAGGCCACCACCGTCACACCCGGCCCCTGGCACCTCGCCCGGATGTTCGAGGCGATGGAGGCCTATCCGGTCAACGTCGGCTTCCTCGGCAAGGGCAACACCGTCTCGCACGAGGCGATGCTCTCCCAGATCCGGGGCGGCGCGGCCGGCCTGAAGCTGCACGAGGACTGGGGCTCGACCCCGGCCGTCATCGACGCCGCGCTGACCGTCGCGGACCGCACCGGCATCCAGGTCGCCATCCACACGGACACCCTGAACGAGGCCGGTTTCGTCGGTGACACCCTCGCCGCGATCGCGGGCCGGGGCATCCACTCGTACCACACCGAGGGGGCCGGCGGCGGGCACGCGCCGGACATCATGACCGTGGTCTCGCAGCCCAACGTGCTGCCCAGCTCCACCAACCCCACCCGGCCCTACACCGTCAACACCGCCGAGGAACACCTCGACATGCTGATGGTCTGTCACCACCTCAACCCCGCCGTCCCCGAGGACCTGGCGTTCGCCGAGTCCCGGATCCGGCCGTCCACCATCGGCGCGGAGGACGTCCTGCACGACCTCGGCGCGATCTCGATCATCTCCTCCGACTCCCAGGCCATGGGCCGCGTCGGCGAGGTCATCCTGCGCACCTGGCAGACGGCCCATGTGATGAAGCGCAGGCGCGGGGCGCTGCCCGGTGACGGACGCGCGGACAACCACCGCGTGCGTCGCTATGTCGCCAAGTACACGATCAATCCCGCGCTCGCCCAGGGTCTCGCCGCCGAGATCGGCTCGGTGGAGACCGGCAAGCTCGCCGACCTCGTGCTGTGGGAACCGGCGTTCTTCGGGGTCAAGCCGCACCTCGTGCTCAAGGGCGGGCAGATCGCCTACGCGCAGATGGGCGACGCCAACGCCTCCATCCCGACCCCGCAGCCGATCCTGCCCCGCCCGATGTACGGCGCGATCGGCCGGGCCCCGGCCGCCAACTCGGTCAACTTCGTGGCCCCGTTGGCGATCGAGGACGGCCTGCCGGAGCGGCTGGGACTCGGCAAGCGGTTCACGGCGATCGCGTCCACGCGTGCGGTGACCAAGGCCGACATGCGCGAGAACGACGCCCGGCCCGACGTCCGGATCGACCCCGACAGCTTCGCCGTCCACATCGACGGCGAACTGGTCGAGGCCACCCCGGCCGCCGAACTGCCCATGGCCCAGCGCTACTTCCTCTTCTGATGGGGTCGTGATGTCTCGGGCAGCACTTCTCGTCCTGGCCGACGGCCGCTTCCCCGCCGGAGGGCACGCGCACTCCGGCGGGGCGGAGGCCGCCGTCAAGGCGGGCCGGATCACCTCCGCCGCGAGCCTGGAGGACTTCTGCCGGGGCCGGCTGCACACCGCCGGACTGGTCGCGGGCGCGCTGGCGGCGGCCGCCGTGCTCGGCGTGGATCCCGGGGAGCTGGACGCGGCGGCGGACGCCCGTACGCCGTCGCCCGCCCTGCGCGTCGCTGCGCGTCGCCTCGGCCGACAGCTGGTGCGGGCGGCGCGGTCCGCCTGGCCGTCGGCCGAACTCGACGCGCTGGCACGGCGATTCCCCAAGGGGGCGCACCAGCCGGTGGTCCTCGGTCTCGCCGCGCGGGCGGCCGGGCTGGGGCCGGACGACGCGGCGTACTGCGCGGTGTACGAGAGCGTGAGCGGGCCGACGACGGCGACGGTACGACTGCTGAGCCTCGACCCGTTCGACGCCACGGGCGTACTGGCGCGGCTGGCTTCGGAGCTGGACCGCGTCGTGGACCAAGCGGTGGCGGCGGCCCGGAGAGTGCGCGACGAGGGCGTCGACGCGTTGCCGGCGGCGTCCGGGCCGCTGCTGGAGATCGGCGCGGAGTGGCATGCGGGCTGGCCCGTGCGGCTGTTCGCGTCGTAGAGGTCGCCCCCGCTGCCCCCCACCCCTCCCACCCCAAAGGGGCTCCGCCCCTTCGACCCCGCCAGGGGGCTTGGCCCCCTGAACCCCCGATCGGCCTGAACGGCCTCGTCCTCAAACGCAGGACGGGCTGATTGATGCCGGACCTGGCTGAAAATGGAGCCGCTGTCATGCACCTCGACCACACCCACTCCGGCCCCGCCGCCGTCAGCGCGGACGCGCACCGTCCCGATGGGGCGCGGCGGGCCCTGCGCATCGGGCTCGGTGGGCCCGTCGGATCCGGGAAGACCGCGACCGTCGCCGCGCTCTGCCGGGCCCTGCGCGACGAGCTGTCGCTGGCCGTCGTCACCAACGACATCTACACCCGTGAGGACGCCGAGTTCCTGCTCCGCGAGGCCGTGCTGCCGCCCGAGCGGATCACAGCCGTGGAGACGGGCGCCTGCCCGCACACCGCGATCCGCGACGACATCTCCGCGAACCTGGAGGCCGTCGAGGACCTGGAGGACGCGGTCGGCCCGCTGGACCTGATCCTCGTCGAGTCCGGCGGCGACAACCTCACCGCGACCTTCTCCAGGGGGCTCGTGGACGCGCAGATCTTCGTGATCGACGTGGCCGGCGGCGACGACATCCCGCGCAAGGGCGGTCCCGGTGTCACCACCGCCGACCTGCTCGTCGTCAACAAGACCGACCTCGCTCCCCACGTCGGCTCCGACCTCGCCCGGATGGCCGCCGACGCCAAGGCCCAGCGGGCCGAGCTCCCCGTCGTCCTCCAGTCGTT includes:
- a CDS encoding urease accessory protein UreF — its product is MSRAALLVLADGRFPAGGHAHSGGAEAAVKAGRITSAASLEDFCRGRLHTAGLVAGALAAAAVLGVDPGELDAAADARTPSPALRVAARRLGRQLVRAARSAWPSAELDALARRFPKGAHQPVVLGLAARAAGLGPDDAAYCAVYESVSGPTTATVRLLSLDPFDATGVLARLASELDRVVDQAVAAARRVRDEGVDALPAASGPLLEIGAEWHAGWPVRLFAS
- a CDS encoding urease subunit alpha, whose translation is MPEISRGAYADLFGPTAGDRVRLADTDLLIEIEEDRSGGPGASGDEAVFGGGKVIRESMGQSRATRAEGTPDTVITGVVIVDHWGIVKADVGIRDGRIAAIGKAGNPDTMDGVHPRLVIGPETEIIAGNGRILTAGAIDAHVHFICPQIADEALASGITTLVGGGTGPAEGSKATTVTPGPWHLARMFEAMEAYPVNVGFLGKGNTVSHEAMLSQIRGGAAGLKLHEDWGSTPAVIDAALTVADRTGIQVAIHTDTLNEAGFVGDTLAAIAGRGIHSYHTEGAGGGHAPDIMTVVSQPNVLPSSTNPTRPYTVNTAEEHLDMLMVCHHLNPAVPEDLAFAESRIRPSTIGAEDVLHDLGAISIISSDSQAMGRVGEVILRTWQTAHVMKRRRGALPGDGRADNHRVRRYVAKYTINPALAQGLAAEIGSVETGKLADLVLWEPAFFGVKPHLVLKGGQIAYAQMGDANASIPTPQPILPRPMYGAIGRAPAANSVNFVAPLAIEDGLPERLGLGKRFTAIASTRAVTKADMRENDARPDVRIDPDSFAVHIDGELVEATPAAELPMAQRYFLF
- the ureG gene encoding urease accessory protein UreG — encoded protein: MHLDHTHSGPAAVSADAHRPDGARRALRIGLGGPVGSGKTATVAALCRALRDELSLAVVTNDIYTREDAEFLLREAVLPPERITAVETGACPHTAIRDDISANLEAVEDLEDAVGPLDLILVESGGDNLTATFSRGLVDAQIFVIDVAGGDDIPRKGGPGVTTADLLVVNKTDLAPHVGSDLARMAADAKAQRAELPVVLQSLRSERGVADVASWVRERLAAWTA